The Lactuca sativa cultivar Salinas chromosome 2, Lsat_Salinas_v11, whole genome shotgun sequence genome includes a window with the following:
- the LOC111900213 gene encoding protein SHORT-ROOT has product MDTMFTLRHQQLLSDYQQQHHHHHHRQSFNSTVSSSSSRSSTDHQTTTGAGHYYQPQEECFPSTFFMEEDDLSSSSSLQQHYYSSNQLQPHFHHQFSATPTPTSTTSTTTTPPPPPKTHGFSSNSDHTNFNYSSSQDHIAMEFSNSFSANGWASDVLLEAARAVADKNSTRLQQLMWMLNELSSPYGDVDEKLSCYFLQALYSRMTDSGELNYRNLSSISEKVSTFESTRELVLKFQEVSPWTTFGHVACNGAILEALDGETKLHIVDVSNTYCTQWPTLLEAIATRADEAPHLRLTTVISSRSAGSDGIERIMREIGSRMEKFARLMGVPFKFNVIHHIGDLSDLNFSQLAIQSDEALAINLNGTLRSVSNHRRDYLISMFRSMNPKIMTIVEEEADLEVGIDGFEFLRGFQECLKWFRVYFEALNESFPQTSTERLMLEREAGRAVMDLVACSPANSVERRETANRWSSRLRASGFGGVSYSEEGCDDVRALLRRYKEGWSMAPSETAAGIFLMRKETPVVWASAWKPV; this is encoded by the coding sequence ATGGATACTATGTTCACCCTCCGACACCAACAACTCCTCTCTGATtatcaacaacaacatcatcatcatcatcatcgtcaatCTTTCAACTCCACCGTAAGTTCTAGCAGTTCTAGATCCTCCACCGATCATCAAACAACCACCGGCGCCGGCCATTACTACCAACCACAAGAAGAATGTTTCCCTAGTACTTTCTTCATGGAAGAAGATgatctctcttcttcttcctcattgCAACAACACTACTACTCTTCTAACCAGTTACAACCCCATTTCCACCACCAGTTTTCcgccactcctactcctacttcCACCACAAGCACCACCACCACTCCTCCTCCACCTCCCAAGACTCATGGTTTTTCTTCTAATTCTGATCATACCAACTTTAACTACTCGTCTTCCCAGGATCATATCGCTATGGAGTTTTCGAATTCGTTCTCCGCCAACGGCTGGGCGTCGGATGTGTTATTGGAGGCTGCGCGTGCGGTGGCTGATAAGAACAGCACGCGTCTACAGCAGTTGATGTGGATGCTCAACGAGCTCAGTTCTCCCTATGGCGATGTAGATGAGAAGCTTTCTTGTTACTTTCTTCAAGCGCTTTACAGTCGGATGACGGATTCCGGTGAGTTGAATTACCGGAATTTATCGTCGATTTCGGAGAAAGTTAGCACCTTTGAATCAACCAGAGAATTGGTGCTCAAGTTTCAAGAAGTCAGCCCATGGACGACGTTCGGACACGTTGCGTGTAACGGAGCGATCTTAGAGGCGTTAGACGGCGAGACTAAATTGCACATTGTTGATGTCAGCAACACATACTGCACACAGTGGCCGACGTTGCTGGAAGCCATCGCCACCCGGGCAGATGAAGCACCTCATCTCCGCCTCACGACGGTGATCTCCTCCAGATCAGCCGGCAGCGACGGAATAGAGAGGATCATGCGAGAAATAGGGAGTCGGATGGAAAAATTCGCCAGGTTAATGGGTGTCCCGTTTAAATTCAATGTGATACACCATATCGGCGATTTATCCGATCTGAATTTTAGTCAGTTAGCTATTCAATCTGATGAAGCTCTTGCTATAAACTTAAATGGCACGTTACGTTCTGTTAGTAATCACCGTAGGGATTATTTGATCTCGATGTTTCGGAGTATGAACCCTAAAATAATGACGATCGTGGAAGAAGAAGCTGATTTGGAAGTGGGGATTGATGGGTTTGAATTCTTGAGAGGATTTCAAGAGTGTTTGAAATGGTTTAGGGTTTACTTCGAAGCTCTCAACGAAAGCTTTCCTCAAACGAGTACCGAGAGATTGATGTTGGAGAGGGAGGCGGGGCGGGCTGTGATGGACTTGGTGGCATGCTCGCCGGCGAATTCCGTGGAGAGGCGGGAGACGGCTAACCGGTGGTCCAGTAGGCTTCGTGCAAGTGGTTTTGGTGGGGTTTCATATAGCGAAGAAGGGTGCGACGATGTCCGGGCACTGCTGAGGAGGTATAAGGAAGGGTGGTCAATGGCTCCGTCGGAAACGGCGGCCGGAATTTTTTTGATGCGTAAAGAAACACCGGTGGTGTGGGCTAGTGCATGGAAACCTGTATGA